One window of Corvus moneduloides isolate bCorMon1 chromosome 13, bCorMon1.pri, whole genome shotgun sequence genomic DNA carries:
- the TRPM7 gene encoding transient receptor potential cation channel subfamily M member 7 isoform X2 has translation MSQKSWIENTFTKRECVYIIPSSKDPHRCLPGCQICQQLVRCCCGRLVRQHACFTASLAMKYSDVKLGENYNQEIEEWSVEKHTEQTSTDAYGVINFQGGSHSYRAKYVRLSYDTKPEAILQLMLKEWQMELPKLVISVHGGMQKFELHPRIKQLLGKGLIKAAVTTGAWIITGGVNTGVAKHVGDALREHASRSSRKICTIGIAPWGVIENRNDLVGRDVVAPYQTLLNPLSKLNVLNNLHSHFILVDDGTVGKYGAEVKLRRELEKTINLQRIHARIGQGVPVVALVFEGGPNVILTVLDFLQESPPVPVVVCEGTGRAADILAYVHKQTEEGGNVPEGAEPEIISTIKKTFNFGQSEAVHLFQTLLECMKKKELITVFHIGSDEHQDIDVAILTALLKGTNASAFDQLVLTLAWDRVDIAKNHVFVYGQQWLVGSLEQAMLDALVMDRVAFVKLLIENGVSMHKFLTIPRLEELYNTKQGPTNPTLFHLVRDVKQGNLPPGYKINLIDVGLVIEYLMGGTYRCTYTRKRFRAIYNSLSGNNRRSGRNPSSTTPQMCKSHESFGNRADKKEKMRHNHFIKTAQPYKPKIDTGTEEGKKKRTKDEIVDIDDPEMRRFAYPLNELLLWAVLMKRQKMALFFWQHGEESMAKALVACKVYRSMAYEAKQSDLVDDTSEELKQYSNEFGQLAVELLEQSFRQDETMAMKLLTYELKNWSNSTCLKLAVSSRLRPFVAHTCTQMLLSDMWMGRLNMRKNSWYKVILSILLPPAILLLEYKTKAEMSHIPQSQDAHQMAMDDSENNFQTAADEIPMEVFKEVRILDSTFEKHDMETPAKPKRLPITQKFYAFYHAPIVKFWFNTLAYLGFLMLYTFVVLVKMEELPSVQEWIVIAYIFTSAIEKIREIFMSEAGKINQKIKVWFSDYFNISDTVAIVTFFIGFALRFGAKGNFGENTYRENYVFVAGRITYCLNIIFWYVRLLDFLAVNQQAGPYVMMIGKMVANMFYIVVIMALVLLSFGVPRKAILYPHEAPSWTLARDIVFHPYWMIFGEVYAYEIDVCANNSDEKVAHLCGPGTWLTPFLQAVYLFVQYIIMVNLLIAFFNNVYLQVKAISNIVWKYQRYHFIMAYHEKPVLPPPLIILSHMASLFCCICKRRKTDKTSDGPKLFLTEEDQKKLHDFEELCVEMYFNEKDDKFHSGSEERIRVTFERVEQMCIQIKEVGDRVNYIKRSLQSLDSQIGHLQDLSALTVDTLKTLTAQKASEASKVHNEITRELSISKHLAQNLIEDGSLRSSVWKKHSIGNVFGSFPQGGLEGNNALLCNISIRDDKEVQHKTIGQELALVPRKEEKNFQEAGSSGSALFSNAVSPPELRQRIQAAEISKSTSKSKKLGNSSNSMPHVTSPTAKFFVSTPSRPSCKSQLESSAKHEETVFSKATEGDNNVEFGAFVGHRDSMDLQRFKEAASKMKERSVDIEEQQEDFKKAILEGIETTRLQGLQTDSGLRQSSSCGGFTDPLTAHSEQLYSKSRRASSEDTQQVDSKAALLTEATGDLFSLREEVVYVLTMKIHAVFCL, from the exons tccCAGAAATCCTGGATAGAAAATACTTTCACGAAGAGGGAGTGTGTGTATATTATACCGAGCTCAAAAGACCCCCACAG ATGCCTTCCAGGATGTCAGATTTGTCAGCAACTTGTCAG gtgctgctgtggccGCCTGGTCAGACAACATGCTTGTTTCACTGCCAGTCTGGCTATGAAATACTCCGATGTGAAGCTGGGTGAAAACTATAATCAGGAAATAGAAGAATGGTCAGtggaaaaacacacagaacagACCTCTACTGATGCTTATGGTGTCATCAACTTTCAAGGTGGCTCTCATTCTTACAGGGCTAAG TACGTGCGATTGTCATATGACACTAAGCCTGAAGCTATTCTGCAACTTATGCTTAAAGAATGGCAGATGGAATTGCCAAAGCTTGTTATATCTGTACATGGGGGCATGCAGAAGTTTGAACTTCACCCGCGCATCAAACAGTTGCTTGGCAAAGGTCTTATCAAAGCAGCAGTAACCACAGGAGCCTGGATTATAACTGGAGGAGTGAACACAG GTGTTGCAAAACATGTTGGTGATGCTCTAAGAGAACATGCTTCCAGATCATCTCGAAAGATTTGCACTATTGGGATTGCTCCGTGGGGAGtgattgaaaacagaaatgacCTTGTTGGAAGAGAT GTGGTTGCTCCATATCAGACCTTGTTAAATCCATTAAGTAAACTAAACGTCCTAAATAACCTCCATTCCCATTTCATTCTGGTGGATGATGGAACAGTTGGAAAGTATGGAGCAGAAGTTAAACTGCgaagagaactggaaaaaacGATTAATTTGCAACGGATCCATGCAA GAATCGGCCAGGGTGTGCCTGTGGTGGCACTTGTGTTTGAAGGTGGCCCCAATGTCATCCTCACAGTTCTAGACTTCCTTCAGGAGAGCCCTCCAGTGCCCGTGGTCGTATGTGAAGGAACTGGTAGAGCTGCAGACATCCTGGCCTATGTTCACAAGCAAACAGAGGAGGGGGG GAATGTTCCTGAGGGTGCTGAGCCTGAAATCATTTCAACCATCAAAAAGACATTTAACTTTGGTCAAAGTGAAGCAGTTCATTTGTTTCAGACACTGCTggaatgcatgaaaaaaaaagaactt ATTACAGTTTTTCATATTGGGTCAGATGAACATCAGGACATTGATGTTGCAATACTTACAGCATTGTTAAAAG GCACGAATGCATCTGCATTTGACCAGCTTGTTCTTACACTTGCATGGGACAGAGTTGACATAGCCAAAAATCACGTTTTTGTTTATGGGCAACAATGGCTG GTTGGCTCCCTGGAACAAGCTATGTTGGATGCCCTTGTGATGGACAGAGTTGCATTTGTGAAACTTCTGATTGAAAACGGAGTAAGCATGCACAAATTTCTTACAATTCCCAGGCTGGAAGAACTTTATAACACA aaacaaGGCCCAACTAACCCAACACTCTTTCATCTGGTTCGGGACGTCAAACAG GGAAATCTTCCTCCAGGATATAAAATCAACCTGATTGATGTGGGACTGGTTATTGAATATCTGATGGGAGGAACCTACAGATGCACCTATACAAGGAAACGCTTTAGAGCGATCTACAACAGTCTCAGCGGGAACAATCGG AGATCTGGGCGAAATCCTTCAAGTACTACTCCTCAGATGTGTAAAAGCCATGAGTCTTTTGGTAACAGGgcagacaagaaagaaaaaatgcgCCATAATCATTTCATCAAAACAGCACAGCCGTACAAACCAAAG attgaCACTGGtacagaagagggaaaaaagaaaagaaccaaaGATGAAATAGTTGACATAGATGATCCAGAAATGAGACGTTTTGCTTATCCTCTGAACGAGCTGTTGCTGTGGGCAGTGCTGATGAAGAGGCAGAAGATGGCCCTTTTCTTCTGGCAGCACGGCGAGGAGTCCATGGCCAAGGCTTTGGTGGCTTGCAAAGTGTATCGCTCCATGGCATATGAGGCAAAACAAAGTGACCTTGTTGATGATACTTCAGAAGAACTGAAACAGTATTCCAA cGAGTTTGGTCAGCTGGCAGTTGAGCTGTTAGAGCAGTCCTTCCGACAAGATGAAACTATGGCAATGAAATTACTGACATATGAACTTAAAAACTGGAGCAACTCCACTTGTCTGAAGCTGGCAGTGTCCTCAAGGCTCCGGCCGTTCGTagcacacacctgcacacagaTGTTGTTATCAGATATGTGGATGGGAAggctgaacatgaggaagaattcaTGGTACAAA GTGATACTGAGTattctgctccctcctgctaTACTGCTGCTGGAATATAAGACCAAGGCTGAAATGTCACATATTCCTCAGTCTCAAGATGCACATCAAATGGCAATGGATGACAGTGAGAACAACTTCCAGACTGCAGCAGATGAAATACCAATG GAGGTTTTTAAAGAAGTGAGGATCTTGGACAGTACTTTCGAAAAGCATGACATGGAGACTccagcaaaacccaaaagacTCCCAATTACACAGAAGTTTTATGCATTTTATCATGCTCCAATTGTGAAGTTTTGGTTTAATACG TTGGCATACTTAGGATTCCTCATGCTCTACACATTTGTGGTTCTtgtaaaaatggaagaattacCATCTGTTCAGGAGTGGATTGTTATTGCTTACATTTTCACATCAGCAATTGAGAAAATTCGTGAG atttttatgtCGGAGGCTGGGAAGATTAATCAGAAGATCAAAGTGTGGTTCAGTGACTACTTCAACATCAGTGACACAGTTGCCATTGTCACTTTCTTTATTGGGTTTGCATTAAGATTTGGAGCCAAGGGGAATTTTGGAGAAAACACTTACAGAGAAAATTATGTCTTTGTTGCTGGAAGAATAACTTACTGTCTCAATATAATTTTTTGGTATGTGCGATTACTGGATTTTCTAGCTGTAAATCAACAGGCTGGCCCTTATGTTATGATGATTGGGAAAATG GTGGCCAACATGTTTTACATTGTGGTGATTATGGCACTTGTACTACTTAGTTTTGGTGTTCCCAGGAAGGCAATACTGTATCCTCATGAGGCACCCTCTTGGACTCTTGCTAGAGATATTGTGTTTCATCCATACTGGATGATTTTTGGTGAAGTCTATGCCTATGAGATTGATG TATGTGCAAATAATTCTGATGAAAAAGTTGCTCATCTCTGTGGCCCAGGAACATGGTTGACCCCATTTCTTCAAGCTGTCTACCTCTTTGTACAGTATATAATCATGGTTAATCTCCTTATTGCATTTTTCAA CAACGTGTATTTACAAGTCAAGGCAATTTCAAACATTGTGTGGAAGTATCAGCGCTATCATTTCATTATGGCCTACCATGAAAAACCTGTTCTGCCTCCACCACTGATCATTCTTAGCCACATGGCTTCCCTGTTCTGCTGTATATGTAAAAGAAGGAAGACAGACAAGACTTCAGATGGGCCAA AACTCTTCCTGACAGAAGAAGATCAGAAGAAACTTCATGATTTTGAAGAGCTGTGTGTTGAGATGTATTTCAATGAAAAGGATGATAAATTTCATTCTGGAAGTGAGGAGAGGATTCGAGTCACATTTGAACG GGTGGAACAAATGTGCATTCAGATAAAGGAAGTTGGTGATCGTGTCAACTACATTAAAAGGTCATTGCAGTCTTTAGATTCACAGATTGGCCACCTCCAGGATCTGTCTGCTCTAACTGTGGATACTCTGAAAACACTGACTGCGCAGAAAGCTTCAGAAGCCAGCAAGGTTCATAATGAAATCACACGGGAATTGagcatttcaaaacatttgGCACAAAATCTCATTGAGGATGGCTCTCTCAGATCATCTGTGTGGAAGAAGCACAGCATTGGAAATGTCTTTGGCTCTTTTCCACAAGGAGGCCTTGAGGGTAATAACGCTTTACTCTGTAACATTTCTATACGAGATGACAAAGAAGTCCAGCATAAGACAATTGGTCAGGAGTTGGCTCTGGTTCCCcgaaaagaagaaaaaaacttccAAGAGGCAGGTTCCTCAGGCAGTGCcttattttcaaatgctgtttCCCCTCCAGAACTTCGCCAACGAATACAGGCTGCAGAGATCTCAAAATCCACtagtaaaagtaaaaaattaggCAACTCATCCAACAGCATGCCACATGTAACATCCCCAACAGCCAAGTTTTTTGTTAGCACTCCATCTCGACCCAGTTGCAAAAGTCAGCTGGAATCTTCAGCAAAGCATGAAGAGACTGTTTTCTCTAAGGCTACAGAAGGAGATAATAATGTAGAATTTGGTGCTTTTGTGG GTCACAGAGACAGCATGGACCTCCAGCGGTTCAAAGAGGCAGCCagcaaaatgaaggaaagaagtgTTGATATTGAG